One Brassica napus cultivar Da-Ae unplaced genomic scaffold, Da-Ae ScsIHWf_337;HRSCAF=536, whole genome shotgun sequence genomic window carries:
- the LOC125603484 gene encoding uncharacterized protein LOC125603484: MDKAWVHLNRVDPGYERGASKFVRDVASEMGGVDVIVCPCIDCRNIVRHSASVVLDHLVTRGMEEGYQMRADWYLHGELNAEVADESKGSEWNDEIYGLFRAAECFDEELAGMGNLSDMAEGEDKKEDEFLAKLADAETPLYPSCSSHSKLSAIVSLFRLKTQNGWSDKSFNDLLETLPDMLPEENVLHTSLYDVKKFLKSFDMGYEKIHACGNDCCLFRKRFKKLDKCPKCKASRWKTNVHTGETKKGVPQKVLRYFPVIPRLKRMFRSEEMAKDLRWHFTNKSSDGKLRHPVDSVTWDHMNAKYPTFADEASNLRLGLSTDGFNPFNMKNSMYSCWPVLLVNYNLPPDLCMKKENIMLSLLIPGPHQPGNSIDVYLEPLIDDLNTLWSIGEVTYDALTRSAFTLKAMLLWTISDFPAYGNLAGCKVKGKMGCPLCGKNTESMWLKFSRKHVYMGHRKGLPPTHSFRGKKKWFDGKVEQGRRGRILTGRDISQHLRNFHNDFGNFKRSASKRKMMQGSTDLGSDIEGMSSESDEEEEVLVDEDELSRWKKRSILFKLPYWEELPVRHNLDCQLKHGSQTMKRNQKCKLMDIGERKQVVAEGRIHSTDPTQLVHFVRLGPKAARVWVDAVLVDDAEVWRKSDEIESLKDAHGSSIAWPIDKLVIF, from the exons ATGGACAAAGCTTGGGTACATCTAAACAG AGTTGATCCTGGATATGAGAGAGGGGCTTCAAAGTTTGTCCGGGATGTGGCTTCAGAAATGGGAGGGGTTGATGTTATTGTATGTCCGTGTATTGACTGCCGTAACATAGTTCGACATTCAGCAAGTGTGGTACTTGATCATCTTGTTACTAGGGGTATGGAGGAGGGTTATCAGATGCGGGCTGATTGGTATCTACATGGAGAGTTGAACGCAGAGGTTGCTGATGAAAGCAAAGGAAGTGAGTGGAACGATGAGATCTATGGGTTGTTCAGAGCTGCTGAGTGTTTTGATGAAGAGTTAGCTGGTATGGGGAATCTATCTGATATGGCAGAGGGAGAGGAtaagaaagaagatgagttcTTGGCAAAGCTAGCTGACGCTGAAACACCATTGTATCCGAGCTGTTCAAGCCATAGCAAGTTATCTGCAATTGTTTCGTTGTTCAGATTGAAGACTCAGAATGGATGGTCTGACAAGAGCTTCAATGATTTGCTAGAGACCTTGCCAGACATGTTACCTGAAGAAAATGTCTTGCACACATCACTCTATGACGTGAAGAAGTTCTTGAAATCATTTGACATGGGCTACGAGAAGATCCATGCTTGTGGCAACGACTGCTGCCTATTCAGAAAGAGGTTCAAGAAGCTCGATAAGTGTCCTAAATGCAAGGCTTCAAGGTGGAAGACTAATGTTCACACGGGTGAGACGAAGAAAGGCGTCCCACAGAAAGTTCTCCGTTACTTCCCTGTAATACCAAGACTGAAGAGAATGTTCCGGTCTGAAGAAATGGCCAAGGATTTGAGGTGGCACTTTACCAACAAAAGCAGTGATGGAAAGCTGCGTCATCCTGTTGATTCTGTGACATGGGATCATATGAATGCCAAATACCCTACGTTTGCAGATGAAGCAAGTAACCTGAGGCTGGGACTTTCAACAGATGGATTCAATCCATTCAACATGAAGAACTCGATGTACAGTTGCTGGCCTGTTCTGCTAGTTAACTACAACTTACCTCCAGACCTGTGCATGAAGAAGGAGAACATCATGCTTTCTTTGCTGATTCCTGGTCCACATCAGCCTGGTAATAGCATAGATGTGTATTTAGAACCCCTAATCGACGATCTTAACACTCTGTGGAGCATTGGAGAGGTAACATACGACGCTCTTACTCGATCAGCTTTTACACTAAAGGCGATGCTGCTTTGGACAATCAGCGATTTTCCAGCTTATGGGAATCTAGCAGGCTGCAAAGTAAAGGGAAAAATGGGATGTCCGTTATGTGGAAAAAATACAGAGAGCATGTGGTTGAAGTTCAGCAGAAAGCATGTGTATATGGGTCATAGAAAGGGTTTGCCACCAACTCACAGTTttagaggaaagaagaaatggTTTGATGGAAAAGTAGAACAAGGGAGAAGGGGAAGAATACTTACTGGGCGTGATATTTCTCAACATCTGAGAAATTTTCACAATGATTTTGGAAATTTCAAACGGTCTGCCAGTAAGAGAAAAATGATGCAGGGTTCAACTGATTTAGGGTCTGATATTGAGGGTATGTCGAGTGAAtcagatgaagaggaagaagtaCTAGTAGATGAGGATGAGTTATCTAGATGGAAGAAGAGGTCAATATTGTTCAAGCTACCTTATTGGGAG GAACTCCCGGTGAGGCACAACTTAGAT TGTCAGCTTAAGCATGGATCTCAGACAATGAAACGGAATCAGAAGTGCAAATTGATGGACATTGGTGAGAGGAAACAAGTTGTTGCTGAAGGTCGTATCCATTCAACAGACCCAACTCAACTGGTCCACTTTGTGCGCTTGGGTCCGAAAGCAGCTAGAGTGTGGGTAGATGCAGTGCTCGTAGATGATGCCGAAGTTTGGAGGAAATCAGATGAAATAGAGAGTTTGAAAGATGCACACGGTTCATCAATTGCATGGCCAATTGATAAATTGGTCATATTTTAA